GGGTtaaagatggagaggggCGGGCGTATCCCGAGTTTGAGCTACAGACTAAGGTTGCGAAGGATGGGGAGAGGGTCAAGAGGTTTATGCGTGGCGAGATATTGGAGGATGGGAAAGAGACGGCGTGGGATTTGGATGAGCCGGATGCTGAGGATAGGCATGTATGGCTTCATACGTTTGTCAGGAATTTGGACTCTGGGTGGACTGCTGAGCAGGTGAGTTTATATTCACACTGTAGGTTTGGCCTGTACTGACCCTGCTGAGATCTGGGGATTCGAGGTGATCAATGGCACGCGGTACCATACAAGGCGCATTGTGTCTGTCAATACCAAGGGCGAATACGTGCTGGGCAGGCTGGTCTATAGTTTTGTGGGCAGGGAATAGAACAGCCAATGATATTTGATTCACGTATAAGCCACAAGGACAGATATACAGATATGCCCCACTATGTGGCCCCATGTTGGTTTTGttcaacctcaacaacccaCCTTGGATAAAACAGAAGTCCAGGCCACTCGACAGACCTACATCGGCTATGATGGCGATAAGCTCCGAAAAGGAACTCATCCTGCGACTACCCGAGGAAATCCTGCAACAG
This sequence is a window from Aspergillus puulaauensis MK2 DNA, chromosome 6, nearly complete sequence. Protein-coding genes within it:
- a CDS encoding uncharacterized protein (COG:S;~EggNog:ENOG410Q213), with the translated sequence MDSLVGRWNMEKGLCTGTDALLKLQGINWALRKGIGLASLRLDASIYKDDQKPDSDVTVVDVATTPTGGLGVTRERRVLDWSLVDHKDYLFGSNQHQTHWVYGVKDGEGRAYPEFELQTKVAKDGERVKRFMRGEILEDGKETAWDLDEPDAEDRHVWLHTFVRNLDSGWTAEQIWGFEVINGTRYHTRRIVSVNTKGEYVLGRLVYSFVGRE